One genomic segment of Peribacillus muralis includes these proteins:
- a CDS encoding DUF2087 domain-containing protein encodes MQIEKLVAFHKTMGDVTRIRIISILANGPKRGQAIAGILSLTAPTISHHLTKLKEINLVRDRREKNSVYYFLNDDVLQHYSRALPEMILKKGESKMDTQKLSGEQKKILENFLTADGRLKTIPAQRKKKLIVLYHIASLLENGRKYEEKDLNSFIQTFHDDYATIRRELIIGSIMYRENSIYELNPREMWATIE; translated from the coding sequence GTGCAAATAGAAAAATTGGTCGCATTCCATAAAACGATGGGCGATGTGACGAGAATCAGGATTATATCGATTCTCGCAAATGGACCAAAACGCGGCCAGGCAATAGCAGGCATATTAAGTCTGACCGCCCCAACCATATCACATCATCTGACTAAATTGAAGGAGATTAATTTAGTGAGAGATCGCAGGGAGAAAAATTCGGTATATTATTTCTTAAATGATGATGTCCTTCAGCATTATTCTCGGGCATTGCCTGAAATGATATTAAAAAAAGGGGAATCCAAGATGGATACGCAAAAACTGTCAGGAGAGCAAAAAAAGATCCTTGAAAATTTCCTTACGGCAGATGGTCGATTGAAAACCATTCCAGCACAAAGGAAAAAGAAATTGATCGTTCTTTATCATATAGCTAGCCTTTTGGAAAACGGTCGTAAATATGAGGAAAAAGACTTGAATTCATTCATTCAAACCTTTCATGATGATTACGCAACGATAAGACGGGAGCTTATCATCGGAAGCATCATGTATAGGGAAAACAGCATTTATGAACTGAATCCCCGCGAGATGTGGGCCACTATCGAGTAA
- a CDS encoding ABC transporter ATP-binding protein, with translation MLQINNLSKVYVGGIRAVQNFNLKVLPGEIVALAGPNGSGKTTLIGSILNIIKPTTGDVSYLQFEAGTKEFNSISSYIPDELMLPELLTANEYFDFISSIYKNKSSKSKRDTLIEIFDMSKAINRNIETFSHGMRKKTQLISAFMLDVDFIILDEPFRGLDIEAILVLKKLMKNFTNKGKSILIATHDLNIAEEIADRVAIISKGYKVADGKVHELLQDNHCQTIEELFLTVSNLKERSAGYEKLINNF, from the coding sequence ATGCTTCAAATCAATAATCTTTCAAAAGTATATGTTGGAGGCATACGTGCAGTTCAAAATTTCAACCTCAAAGTGTTACCTGGTGAGATAGTAGCTCTCGCAGGACCAAATGGTTCAGGAAAGACGACATTAATAGGCTCAATTTTAAATATTATAAAACCCACTACCGGTGATGTTTCTTATCTTCAATTCGAAGCAGGAACCAAAGAATTTAATAGTATAAGTTCCTACATACCAGATGAATTAATGCTGCCAGAATTACTCACTGCTAATGAATATTTCGATTTTATATCTTCTATATATAAAAATAAATCATCCAAATCTAAGAGGGATACTCTTATAGAGATTTTTGATATGTCAAAAGCTATCAACAGGAATATAGAAACGTTTTCACATGGAATGAGAAAAAAGACACAATTGATTTCAGCCTTTATGCTGGATGTTGATTTTATTATATTAGATGAACCCTTTAGAGGGTTAGATATCGAAGCAATTCTTGTTTTGAAAAAACTTATGAAAAACTTTACTAATAAGGGGAAATCCATATTAATAGCCACACATGATCTCAACATTGCAGAAGAAATTGCTGACAGAGTAGCCATAATCTCAAAAGGATACAAAGTTGCAGATGGTAAAGTACATGAATTATTACAGGATAATCATTGCCAAACCATTGAAGAGTTATTCTTAACTGTGTCTAATTTAAAAGAAAGAAGTGCAGGGTATGAAAAACTCATTAATAATTTCTAA